One Helicobacter pylori NQ4053 genomic region harbors:
- the gatA gene encoding Asp-tRNA(Asn)/Glu-tRNA(Gln) amidotransferase subunit GatA: MITLKQALSLSQDELETLKNEIDAKVRASDLNAYIKAPSLNGASAKGVPILIKDNISVKGWEITCSSKILEGYVAPYHASVMENLHQNSMAGFGLSNMDEFAMGSTTESSCYGITKNPRDKNRVPGGSSGGSAAAVAGGLAVAALGSDTGGSIRQPASYCGCVGLKPTYGRVSRYGLIAYCSSFDQIGPITQNVEDASILFDAISGYDSKDSTSANLKPTQTFKNLNRDKRFKIAILRDHIKDASNEVQLAYENTLKALKEMGHEIVEKKMLDSHYQISIYYIISMAEASSNLARFDGVRYGRRAQNIKDLKELYLKSRSEGFGDEVKRRIMLGNFVLSSGYYDAYYLKAQQMRLIIKEQYNKIFEEVDLIFTPVAPTSAHLFNYHASPLEMYLSDIYTIGANLSGLPALSLPVAKDPLGLPIGMQFIAKAFDEQSLLDVSYALEQELDLKLD; this comes from the coding sequence ATGATCACTTTAAAACAAGCCCTTTCTTTATCCCAAGATGAATTAGAAACCCTTAAAAACGAAATTGACGCTAAGGTTAGAGCTTCAGATTTGAACGCTTACATTAAAGCCCCTAGCCTTAATGGCGCTAGCGCTAAGGGGGTGCCAATTCTCATTAAAGACAATATCAGCGTTAAGGGGTGGGAAATCACTTGCTCCAGTAAGATTTTAGAAGGCTATGTCGCCCCTTATCATGCGAGCGTGATGGAAAATTTGCACCAAAACAGCATGGCAGGGTTTGGGCTTTCTAACATGGACGAGTTTGCGATGGGAAGCACCACAGAGTCTAGTTGTTATGGGATCACTAAAAACCCACGAGATAAAAACAGAGTGCCTGGAGGGAGCAGCGGAGGGAGTGCGGCAGCGGTAGCTGGGGGCTTAGCGGTGGCGGCTTTAGGGAGCGATACGGGCGGATCTATCAGGCAACCGGCGAGCTATTGCGGGTGCGTGGGGTTAAAGCCCACTTATGGGAGGGTGAGCCGTTATGGTTTGATCGCGTATTGTTCTAGTTTTGATCAAATCGGGCCTATCACGCAAAATGTAGAAGACGCTTCTATTTTATTTGACGCAATTAGTGGGTATGATAGCAAGGATTCCACGAGTGCGAATCTCAAACCCACGCAAACCTTTAAAAACCTTAACAGAGACAAACGCTTTAAGATTGCTATCTTAAGGGATCACATTAAAGACGCGAGCAATGAAGTGCAACTCGCTTATGAAAACACCCTTAAAGCCTTGAAAGAAATGGGGCATGAGATTGTGGAAAAAAAGATGCTAGATTCGCATTATCAAATCTCTATCTATTATATTATCAGCATGGCTGAAGCGAGCTCGAATCTGGCCAGATTTGATGGGGTGCGTTATGGGAGGAGGGCTCAAAATATTAAAGATTTGAAAGAATTGTATCTCAAAAGCCGCAGTGAAGGTTTTGGCGATGAGGTGAAACGGCGCATCATGTTAGGGAATTTTGTCTTAAGCAGTGGGTATTATGACGCTTATTATTTGAAAGCCCAGCAAATGCGTTTGATAATTAAAGAGCAATACAACAAGATTTTTGAAGAAGTGGATTTGATTTTCACCCCTGTAGCCCCTACGAGCGCTCATTTATTCAATTACCATGCAAGCCCTTTAGAAATGTATTTGAGCGATATTTACACGATTGGGGCGAATTTGAGCGGTTTGCCGGCTCTTTCCTTGCCGGTCGCTAAAGATCCTTTAGGCTTGCCCATAGGGATGCAATTCATTGCTAAGGCTTTTGATGAACAAAGCCTTTTAGACGTTTCTTACGCTTTAGAGCAAGAATTGGATTTAAAATTAGATTAA
- the coaE gene encoding dephospho-CoA kinase (Dephospho-CoA kinase (CoaE) performs the final step in coenzyme A biosynthesis.): MILKNAIALTGGIGTGKSTTIKILESQGYEILDADKIAHQLLQEHRFKIAQHFGSEILEKDILNRKKLGAIVFKDPNKLKWLEDFLHPLIRERMLKKAYELEKNHQAYFLDIPLFFEVGGKKRYPVSKVVLIYAPRVLQIERLLERDKLKESEILQRLACQMDIEQKRAMSDYVIDNSSSLKDLNKQVERFLKTLL; this comes from the coding sequence ATGATCTTAAAAAACGCTATCGCTCTCACAGGGGGGATAGGCACCGGTAAAAGCACCACCATTAAAATATTGGAATCGCAAGGCTATGAAATTTTAGATGCGGATAAGATCGCTCATCAATTATTGCAAGAGCACCGGTTTAAAATCGCCCAACATTTTGGATCAGAGATTTTAGAAAAAGATATTCTTAACAGGAAAAAACTTGGCGCGATCGTGTTTAAAGACCCTAATAAACTAAAATGGCTAGAGGATTTTTTACACCCCTTAATCCGTGAACGCATGCTTAAAAAAGCTTATGAATTAGAAAAAAATCATCAAGCGTATTTTTTAGACATCCCTTTGTTTTTTGAAGTGGGGGGTAAAAAACGCTATCCTGTGAGTAAGGTGGTGTTAATCTATGCACCTAGGGTTTTACAAATTGAGCGCCTTTTAGAGCGAGACAAACTCAAAGAATCTGAAATTTTGCAACGCTTAGCTTGTCAAATGGATATAGAGCAAAAACGTGCCATGAGCGATTATGTTATAGACAACAGCTCTAGTTTAAAAGATTTGAATAAGCAAGTTGAACGCTTTTTAAAAACGCTCTTATAA
- a CDS encoding spermidine synthase translates to MWITQEITPYLRKEYTIEAKLLDVRSEHNILEIFKSKDFGEIAMLNRQLLFKNFLHIESELLAHMGGCTKKELKEVLIVDGFDLELAHQLFKYDTHIDFVQADEKILDSFISFFPHFHEVKNNKNFTHAKQLLDLDIKKYDLILCLQEPDIHKVDGLKRMLKEDGVFISVAKHPLLEHVSMQNALKNLGDFFAVAMPFVAPLRILSNKGYIYASFKTHPLKDLMTPKIEALKSVRYYNEDIHRAAFALPKNLQEVFKDNIKS, encoded by the coding sequence ATGTGGATCACCCAAGAAATCACGCCGTATTTGCGTAAAGAATACACCATAGAAGCGAAATTATTAGATGTTAGAAGCGAGCATAATATCTTAGAGATTTTTAAATCTAAGGATTTTGGTGAAATTGCAATGCTTAACCGCCAATTATTATTCAAGAATTTTTTGCATATTGAAAGCGAGTTGCTCGCTCATATGGGGGGTTGCACCAAGAAAGAGCTTAAAGAAGTTTTGATTGTGGATGGGTTTGATTTGGAATTAGCCCACCAGCTTTTTAAATACGACACGCATATAGATTTTGTGCAAGCGGATGAAAAGATTTTGGATAGCTTCATTAGTTTTTTCCCCCATTTCCATGAAGTGAAAAACAACAAGAATTTCACGCACGCTAAACAACTCTTAGATTTAGACATTAAAAAATACGATTTGATTCTCTGCTTGCAAGAGCCGGATATTCATAAAGTGGATGGTTTAAAAAGAATGCTTAAAGAAGATGGGGTGTTTATTTCGGTAGCCAAACACCCGTTATTAGAGCATGTGAGCATGCAAAACGCCCTTAAAAACTTGGGCGACTTTTTTGCTGTTGCCATGCCTTTTGTAGCGCCTTTAAGGATTTTGAGCAATAAGGGTTATATTTACGCTTCTTTTAAAACCCACCCCTTAAAAGATCTAATGACGCCAAAAATAGAAGCGCTAAAAAGCGTGAGATACTATAACGAAGACATTCATAGGGCCGCATTCGCTTTGCCTAAAAATTTACAAGAAGTCTTTAAAGACAATATCAAATCTTAA
- the der gene encoding ribosome biogenesis GTPase Der, with product MNTSYKTLKTIAILGQPNVGKSSLFNRLARERIAITSDFAGTTRDINKRKIALNGHEVELLDTGGMAKDTLLSKEIKALNLKAAQMSDLILYVVDGKSIPSDEDLKLFREVFKINPNCFLVINKIDNDKEKERAYAFSSFGIPKSFNISVSHNRGISALIDAVLNALNLNQIMEQDLDADILESLETPNNALEETKEEEIIQVGIIGRVNVGKSSLLNALTKKERSLVSSVAGTTIDPIDETILIGDQKICFVDTAGIRHRGKILGIEKYALERTQKALEKSHIALLVLDVSAPFVELDEKISSLADKHSLGIILILNKWDIRYAPYEEIMATLKRKFRFLEYAPVITTSCLKARHIDEIKHKIIEVYECFSKRIPTSLLNSVISQATQKHPLPSDGGKLVKVYYATQFATKPPQISLIMNRPKALHFSYKRYLINTLRKEFNFLGTPLILNAKDKKSVQQN from the coding sequence ATGAATACAAGCTATAAAACTTTAAAAACCATTGCGATTTTAGGCCAACCTAATGTGGGGAAAAGCTCGTTATTTAACCGCTTAGCTAGAGAAAGGATCGCTATCACTTCAGATTTTGCAGGCACTACACGAGACATTAATAAACGAAAAATCGCATTGAATGGCCATGAAGTGGAGCTATTAGACACAGGAGGCATGGCTAAAGACACTCTTTTGTCTAAAGAAATCAAAGCCCTTAATTTAAAAGCCGCTCAAATGAGCGATTTGATTTTGTATGTTGTGGATGGCAAGTCTATCCCTAGCGATGAAGATCTTAAGCTTTTTAGAGAAGTTTTTAAGATCAACCCTAACTGCTTTTTAGTGATCAATAAAATTGATAACGACAAAGAAAAAGAGCGAGCTTATGCGTTTTCTTCTTTTGGCATTCCCAAGAGTTTTAACATCTCCGTTTCGCACAATAGGGGCATTAGCGCATTAATTGATGCGGTATTGAACGCGCTGAATTTAAACCAAATCATGGAGCAAGATTTAGATGCGGATATTTTAGAAAGCTTAGAAACCCCTAATAACGCTTTAGAAGAAACTAAAGAAGAAGAGATCATTCAAGTAGGCATCATTGGGAGGGTGAATGTGGGCAAAAGCTCGCTCTTAAACGCGCTCACGAAAAAAGAAAGGAGCCTTGTTTCTAGCGTGGCTGGCACGACCATTGACCCCATAGATGAAACCATTCTAATAGGCGATCAAAAAATCTGCTTTGTGGATACCGCTGGCATCAGGCATAGGGGTAAAATTTTAGGCATTGAAAAATACGCGCTAGAACGCACGCAAAAAGCCTTAGAAAAATCCCACATCGCGCTTTTAGTTTTAGACGTGAGCGCTCCTTTTGTGGAATTGGACGAAAAGATCAGCTCTTTAGCGGATAAACACTCTTTAGGCATCATTCTTATTTTAAACAAATGGGACATCCGCTACGCCCCTTATGAAGAGATCATGGCAACCTTAAAAAGGAAATTCCGCTTTTTAGAATACGCCCCTGTGATCACAACCAGCTGCTTAAAAGCGCGCCATATAGATGAAATCAAGCATAAAATCATAGAAGTCTATGAGTGTTTTTCCAAACGCATTCCCACGAGTTTGCTCAATAGCGTGATTTCTCAAGCCACCCAAAAACACCCCTTGCCAAGCGATGGCGGGAAATTAGTGAAAGTGTATTACGCCACGCAATTTGCCACCAAACCCCCTCAAATCTCTCTTATCATGAATCGCCCTAAAGCCTTGCATTTCAGTTACAAACGCTATTTGATCAACACCTTAAGGAAAGAATTTAATTTTTTAGGCACGCCTTTAATCCTTAACGCTAAAGATAAAAAGAGCGTCCAACAAAATTAA
- a CDS encoding HU family DNA-binding protein, which produces MNKAEFIDLVKEAGKYNSKREAEEAISAFTLAVQTALSKGESVELVGFGKFETAEQKGKEGKVPGSDKTYKTEDKRVPKFKPGKILKQKVEEGK; this is translated from the coding sequence ATGAACAAAGCGGAATTTATTGATTTGGTTAAAGAAGCGGGTAAATACAACAGCAAAAGAGAAGCCGAAGAAGCGATCAGTGCCTTTACTCTAGCGGTACAAACAGCTTTAAGCAAGGGTGAAAGCGTGGAGTTGGTTGGTTTTGGTAAATTTGAAACCGCAGAGCAAAAAGGCAAAGAAGGTAAAGTGCCAGGAAGCGATAAAACTTATAAAACCGAAGACAAACGAGTACCTAAATTCAAACCCGGCAAAATCCTTAAACAAAAAGTTGAAGAAGGCAAGTAA
- a CDS encoding LPP20 family lipoprotein, with translation MRLHSAFFGINSLLVATLLISGCSLFKKRNTNAQLIPPSANGLQAPIYPPTNFTPRKSIQPLPSPRFENNNQPIISSNPTNAIPNTPILTPNNVIELNAVGMGVAPESTISPSQALALAKRAAIVDGYRQLGEKMYGIRVNAQDTVKDMVLQNSVIKTRVNALIRNAEITETIYKDGLCQVSMELKLDGRIWYRILSGARG, from the coding sequence ATGCGTTTGCACTCTGCCTTTTTTGGTATTAATTCGTTACTTGTCGCCACTCTTTTGATAAGCGGTTGCAGTCTCTTTAAAAAGCGTAACACTAACGCCCAGCTAATCCCCCCTTCAGCTAATGGCTTGCAAGCCCCCATTTATCCTCCAACCAATTTCACCCCCAGAAAGAGCATTCAGCCTCTCCCAAGCCCACGCTTTGAGAATAACAATCAGCCCATCATTAGCTCTAACCCCACTAACGCTATCCCTAACACCCCCATTCTCACGCCTAATAATGTCATTGAATTGAACGCAGTGGGCATGGGTGTGGCTCCAGAATCCACCATTTCGCCCTCTCAAGCTCTAGCTTTGGCCAAGCGGGCGGCTATTGTTGATGGCTACCGCCAATTGGGTGAAAAAATGTATGGTATTAGGGTGAACGCTCAAGACACCGTCAAAGACATGGTTTTACAAAATTCCGTGATTAAAACGAGAGTCAATGCTCTCATTCGTAACGCTGAAATCACTGAGACCATCTATAAAGACGGTTTGTGTCAAGTGAGCATGGAGCTTAAATTAGACGGCAGGATTTGGTATCGTATTTTGAGCGGAGCGAGAGGATGA
- a CDS encoding OmpP1/FadL family transporter, with translation MKNFSPLYYFKKLKKRHLIALSLPLLSYANGFKIQEQSLNGTALGSAYVAGARGADASFYNPANMGFTNDWGENRSEFEMTTTVINIPAFSFKVPTTNQGLYSVTSLEIDKSQQNILGIINTIGLGNILKALGNTAATNGLQQAINRVQGLMNLTNQKVVTLSSKPDTQIVNGWTGTTNFVLPKFFYKTRTHNGFTFGGSFTAPSGLGMKWNGKGGEFLHDVFIMMVELAPSMSYTINKRFSVGVGLRGLYATGSFNNTVYVPLEGASVLSAEQILNLPNNVFADQVPSNMMTLLGNIGYQPALNCQKAGGDMSDQSCQEFYNGLKKIMGYSGLIKASANLYGTTQVVQKSNGQGISGGYRVGSSLRVFDHGMFSVVYNSSVTFNMKGGLVAITELGPSLGSVLTKGSLNINVSLPQTLSLAYAHQFFKDHLRIEGVFECTFWSQGNKFLVTPDFANATYKGLSGTVASLDSETLKKMVGLANFKSVMNMGAGWRDTNTFRLGVTYMGKSLRLMGAIDYDQAPSPQDAIGIPDSNGYTVAFGTKYNFRGFDLGVAGSFTFKSNRSSLYQSPTIGQLRIFSASLGYRW, from the coding sequence ATGAAAAACTTTTCCCCACTTTATTACTTTAAAAAGCTCAAAAAACGCCATTTAATCGCTCTGAGCCTGCCCTTGCTTTCTTATGCCAATGGCTTTAAAATCCAAGAGCAAAGCTTGAATGGCACGGCTTTAGGCTCGGCGTATGTCGCTGGGGCTAGGGGCGCTGACGCTTCTTTTTACAACCCGGCTAACATGGGCTTTACTAACGATTGGGGCGAAAACAGAAGCGAATTTGAAATGACCACCACCGTGATTAACATTCCAGCCTTTAGCTTTAAAGTCCCTACGACCAATCAAGGCTTGTACTCGGTAACGAGTTTAGAAATTGATAAAAGCCAACAAAATATTTTAGGCATCATCAACACTATAGGGCTTGGCAATATCCTTAAAGCGCTTGGCAATACGGCCGCTACCAATGGCCTGCAACAAGCTATCAATCGTGTTCAAGGGCTTATGAATCTAACCAATCAAAAAGTCGTAACCCTTTCTTCAAAACCTGACACTCAGATCGTGAATGGCTGGACAGGCACGACTAATTTTGTTTTACCCAAATTCTTTTATAAAACGCGCACACATAACGGCTTCACTTTTGGGGGGAGTTTCACCGCTCCTAGCGGGTTAGGCATGAAATGGAATGGTAAGGGGGGGGAATTTTTGCATGATGTGTTTATCATGATGGTAGAGCTTGCCCCTAGCATGAGCTACACTATCAATAAACGCTTTTCAGTGGGTGTGGGCTTAAGGGGGCTTTATGCGACCGGGAGCTTTAATAACACCGTTTATGTGCCTTTAGAGGGCGCTTCGGTTTTGAGCGCGGAGCAAATCTTAAACTTACCCAACAACGTTTTTGCCGATCAAGTGCCAAGTAATATGATGACTTTATTAGGCAATATTGGCTATCAGCCGGCGCTCAATTGCCAAAAAGCCGGTGGGGATATGAGCGATCAGAGCTGTCAAGAGTTTTATAACGGCTTGAAAAAAATCATGGGCTATAGCGGCTTAATCAAAGCGAGCGCGAATCTTTATGGCACGACTCAAGTCGTGCAAAAATCTAACGGGCAAGGCATATCGGGGGGCTATAGAGTGGGTTCGAGTTTGCGTGTGTTTGATCATGGCATGTTTTCGGTGGTGTATAATTCTTCAGTTACCTTTAACATGAAAGGCGGTTTAGTGGCTATCACAGAGCTTGGCCCTTCTTTAGGGAGCGTTTTGACTAAAGGCAGCTTGAATATCAATGTTTCACTCCCCCAAACCCTAAGCCTAGCCTACGCCCACCAATTTTTTAAAGACCATTTAAGAATAGAGGGGGTGTTTGAGTGCACCTTTTGGAGTCAAGGGAATAAATTTTTAGTAACCCCTGATTTTGCGAACGCCACTTACAAGGGCTTAAGCGGGACGGTGGCTTCACTAGACTCTGAAACGCTTAAAAAAATGGTAGGCCTAGCGAATTTTAAAAGCGTGATGAACATGGGGGCTGGCTGGAGGGACACCAACACCTTTAGATTAGGGGTAACTTACATGGGCAAAAGCTTGCGTTTAATGGGTGCTATTGATTATGATCAAGCTCCAAGCCCCCAAGATGCGATAGGCATTCCGGATTCTAATGGCTATACCGTAGCTTTTGGGACTAAATACAATTTTAGGGGTTTTGATTTGGGCGTAGCGGGGAGTTTCACTTTTAAAAGCAACCGCTCCAGTTTGTATCAATCCCCAACCATTGGGCAATTGAGAATCTTTAGTGCCTCTTTGGGCTATCGCTGGTAA
- the pseB gene encoding UDP-N-acetylglucosamine 4,6-dehydratase (inverting) — protein MLDNQTILITGGTGSFGKRFVRKVLDTTNAKKIIVYSRDELKQSEMAMEFNDPRMRFFIGDVRDLERLNYALEGVDICIHAAALKHVPIAEYNPLECIKTNIMGASNVINACLKNEISQVIALSTDKAANPINLYGATKLCSDKLFVSANNFKGSSQTQFSVVRYGNVVGSRGSVVPFFKKLVQNKASEIPITDIRMTRFWITLDEGVSFVLKSLKRMHGGEIFVPKIPSMKMTDLAKALAPNTPTKIIGIRPGEKLHEVMIPKDESHLALEFEDFFIIQPTISFQTPKDYTLTKLHEKGHKVAPDFEYSSHNNSKWLEPDDLLKLL, from the coding sequence ATGCTAGATAACCAAACGATTTTAATCACCGGTGGCACTGGGAGTTTTGGCAAACGCTTTGTGCGTAAAGTTTTAGACACCACCAACGCTAAAAAAATCATTGTTTATAGCCGAGACGAATTAAAACAAAGCGAAATGGCCATGGAATTTAACGATCCTAGGATGCGTTTTTTTATCGGCGATGTCAGGGATTTAGAACGCTTGAATTATGCTTTAGAGGGCGTGGATATTTGTATCCATGCAGCCGCGCTCAAGCATGTCCCTATCGCTGAATACAACCCCCTAGAATGCATTAAAACCAATATCATGGGAGCGAGCAATGTGATTAACGCATGCTTAAAAAATGAAATCAGCCAAGTCATCGCTCTAAGCACCGATAAGGCCGCTAACCCCATTAACCTCTACGGCGCAACCAAATTGTGCAGCGACAAGCTCTTTGTGAGCGCGAATAACTTTAAAGGCTCTTCTCAAACGCAATTTAGCGTGGTGCGTTATGGTAATGTGGTGGGGAGTCGTGGGAGCGTGGTGCCGTTTTTTAAAAAATTAGTCCAGAACAAAGCGAGTGAAATCCCTATCACCGATATCCGCATGACACGATTTTGGATCACCTTAGATGAGGGGGTTTCTTTTGTGCTTAAAAGCTTGAAAAGAATGCATGGGGGGGAAATTTTTGTGCCTAAAATCCCTAGCATGAAAATGACTGATCTCGCTAAAGCCCTAGCCCCCAATACCCCTACTAAAATCATAGGGATTCGCCCGGGCGAAAAACTCCATGAAGTGATGATCCCTAAAGATGAAAGCCATTTAGCCCTAGAATTTGAAGACTTTTTCATCATTCAGCCCACTATAAGCTTCCAAACGCCTAAAGATTACACGCTCACCAAACTCCACGAAAAAGGCCACAAAGTCGCCCCTGATTTTGAATACAGCAGCCATAATAACAGCAAATGGCTAGAGCCTGATGATTTATTGAAATTGCTATGA